GCGTCGACGCGATCCGCCAGGTGCCGTCGTCGTCGCGGCGGTAGGAGTCGACGTAGTACCCGCCACCGCGGATCTGGACCTTGAAGTCGGGCACGATCACGGTGTCCTCGAACGCCCACGAGGCGGTGGCGGTGTCGCCGTCGACGTCGATCTCGGGGTGGTTGGCGATGTGGATGGTGATGATCCCCGGGCCGAGGTTCTTGGCCATGTAGTCCACGACCGCGTCGCGGCTGTCGAAGTGCAACGGCTCGCCCATCGCCTGGGTGCCGTACCTCGCATCCACGTCCTCGGCCAGGCAGTCGGCGTACTCGTCCCACTTCTTCAGGTCGAGGGTGCGGAAGTAGCGGTGCTTGAGGCGCTTGATCTCCTCGATCGCGGCAAGGTCCATGCCCGCACTGTAGAACGTGTTCTAGAAATGGTCGAGGGTGTCGGAGGGCGATGGCAACATCGGCGGGGTGGACGATGTGCGGGAGCTGCTGGTGGCCGAGCGGGACGAGGCCCGGCGGCGCCTGGCCGACCTGACCGGCAGCTTCGACGAGGTCGTCGCCGCGTCCCGTGACACCAACGCCGACGACGAGCACGACCCCGAGGGCGCCACGATCGCCTTCGAGCGCTCGCAGCTGGCGACCCTGGTGGCGCAGGTACGACGGCACCTCGCCGAGGTGGACGCCGCCCTGGTGCGGCTGGAAGCCGGCACGTACGGCGCGTGCGAGACGTGCGGCCGGCCGATCGCCGCAGGCCGGCTCGAGGTGCGCCCCACCGCCCGCACCTGCGTCGGCTGCTGATCAGCCGGACAGCTCGAACAGGGACACGACGATCCCCTCCGGCCCGCGCACGTAGGCCATCCGCACGCTGCCCTGGTAGTCCCCGATCCCGCCGACCAGGCCGTACCCGTCGGCGGCGACCGCGTCGACGGCGGCCTCGAGGTCCTCGACCTCGAAGGACACGTTGCGCAGGCCGACCTCGTTGGCCAGCGCGTCGGGCGAGCCGGGCAGGTGCTCGGGCGTCACGAAGCTCGACAGCTCCAGACGCGGCCCGCCGCCGGGCACGCGGAGCATCGCGATCCGGCAGTGTGCGCCCGGGAGGGCGCACACGGTCTCCACGAACTCACCCGCCACCTCCCCGGTGCCCTCGACCTCGAGCCCGAGGCGGACGAAGAACGCGGTGGCTGCGTCGAGGTCGGCGACGGTGATGCCGACGTGGTCGAAGCGTCGTACGTGCGTCATGGGCTACATCCTGCCGCCTACTCTGGCCCGGTGAGTGACACGCTTGACGACGGACCGTTCTTCCACGGCACGAAGGCCGACCTGCAGGTCGGCGACCTGCTCACCGCGGGCTTCCGGTCCAACTACCGGCCCGAGGTCGTGATGAACCACGTGTACTTCACCGCCCTGCCCGACGGGGCCGGCCTGGCCGCCGAGCTCGCACCCGGCCCTGCCGAGCCGCGCGTCTACGCCGTCGAACCGACCGGCGACTTCGAGAACGACCCGAACGTCACCGACAAGAAGTTCCCCGGCAACCCCACCCGGTCCTACCGCAGCCGGGAGCCGCTGCGCGTCGTCGGCGAGGTCCACGACTGGACGCGGCTGACCCCCGAGGCGCTCGCCACCTGGCGCGAGCGGTTGGCGGAGCTGCGGGACAGTGAGCGGGGCGAGATCATCAACTGAGTGGGCGACCCGTGGAGCCGCCGCGGACTCACTCCCCGTCGTACGCCGTCTGCAGTTGGGCGACGTCGATCTTGCTCATCGTCAGCATCGCCCGGCACACCCGCTGGTTCGCCTCGCTCGTGTAGTCACCGCTGAGCTCCTCGAGCTCGACGGGGACGACCTGCCAGGAGACGCCGAACTTGTCCTTGCACCAGCCGCACGGGCCGGGCTCGCCGCCGTCGGCGGTGAGCAGGTCCCAGTAGTGGTCGACCTCCTCCTGGCCCTGGACGCGCAGGTAGAACGAGAACGCCTCGTTGAGGTGGAACTCCGGGCCGGCGTTGAGGCCGATCACGTCGTGGCCGGCGAC
The genomic region above belongs to Nocardioides sp. QY071 and contains:
- a CDS encoding nuclear transport factor 2 family protein — protein: MDLAAIEEIKRLKHRYFRTLDLKKWDEYADCLAEDVDARYGTQAMGEPLHFDSRDAVVDYMAKNLGPGIITIHIANHPEIDVDGDTATASWAFEDTVIVPDFKVQIRGGGYYVDSYRRDDDGTWRIASTQYERIYEAMTSLDDTPSFKLIANRWDDSLEH
- a CDS encoding TraR/DksA C4-type zinc finger protein, whose amino-acid sequence is MDDVRELLVAERDEARRRLADLTGSFDEVVAASRDTNADDEHDPEGATIAFERSQLATLVAQVRRHLAEVDAALVRLEAGTYGACETCGRPIAAGRLEVRPTARTCVGC
- a CDS encoding VOC family protein encodes the protein MTHVRRFDHVGITVADLDAATAFFVRLGLEVEGTGEVAGEFVETVCALPGAHCRIAMLRVPGGGPRLELSSFVTPEHLPGSPDALANEVGLRNVSFEVEDLEAAVDAVAADGYGLVGGIGDYQGSVRMAYVRGPEGIVVSLFELSG
- the arr gene encoding NAD(+)--rifampin ADP-ribosyltransferase, whose protein sequence is MSDTLDDGPFFHGTKADLQVGDLLTAGFRSNYRPEVVMNHVYFTALPDGAGLAAELAPGPAEPRVYAVEPTGDFENDPNVTDKKFPGNPTRSYRSREPLRVVGEVHDWTRLTPEALATWRERLAELRDSERGEIIN
- a CDS encoding VOC family protein, whose product is MVSVRTHLWFGNDKAVEAAKFYAEHIPGSSVGDVVTAWTEPGTSVAEVVEFTVAGHDVIGLNAGPEFHLNEAFSFYLRVQGQEEVDHYWDLLTADGGEPGPCGWCKDKFGVSWQVVPVELEELSGDYTSEANQRVCRAMLTMSKIDVAQLQTAYDGE